The Desulfobacterales bacterium genome window below encodes:
- a CDS encoding acylglycerol kinase family protein, producing MAPNSTIRMGMLHNPLSGGNRNGLKKIRAAAAAQTGVLQREVQTPADVSEALADFARQEVHLLVVNGGDGTVQAALTAIFNNRFFETNPLLAVLPSAGTTSMIAGDVGLKGSRLSALQRLFSWARTSNNSATSIHRPVLKVQMPSLTSPVYGMFFGAAAIYQATHFCFEKVHTRGVRGEFGAGVALARFLWAVLSKDRKVVSSVPISISLNQNAAQEQKYLLLLITSLQRLFLGLRPFWGVQAKPLHYTAVSANPRHFLQVLPAAMRGQQNRYNKPANGYVSHNIEKAHLTLDSGFNLDGELYNPDSKLGPVVVGCGGQASFLQV from the coding sequence ATGGCACCCAATTCAACAATACGGATGGGAATGCTGCACAATCCATTGAGTGGCGGCAACCGCAATGGTTTGAAAAAAATCCGTGCGGCGGCCGCAGCGCAAACCGGGGTGCTGCAGCGCGAAGTTCAAACCCCAGCGGATGTGTCTGAGGCCCTGGCGGACTTTGCCCGTCAGGAAGTTCATCTTCTAGTGGTCAACGGTGGAGACGGGACGGTCCAGGCCGCTTTAACGGCGATTTTTAACAACCGTTTTTTCGAAACAAACCCGCTGCTGGCTGTTCTACCGTCTGCCGGCACCACCAGTATGATTGCCGGTGATGTGGGTTTGAAGGGATCTCGCTTAAGTGCCCTTCAAAGACTTTTCAGCTGGGCACGTACATCAAACAACAGCGCCACCAGCATCCATCGGCCGGTATTGAAGGTCCAGATGCCGTCGCTAACATCGCCGGTCTATGGGATGTTTTTCGGAGCAGCCGCCATTTATCAGGCAACCCATTTTTGCTTTGAAAAAGTTCATACACGGGGCGTGCGTGGTGAATTCGGCGCCGGTGTAGCCCTGGCTCGATTTTTATGGGCGGTACTATCAAAAGACCGCAAGGTGGTATCCTCCGTGCCCATCAGTATCAGTTTAAATCAAAATGCCGCGCAAGAACAAAAATACCTTTTGCTTTTGATCACATCTCTGCAACGCTTGTTCTTGGGTCTGCGGCCTTTTTGGGGTGTGCAAGCCAAACCGTTGCATTACACGGCTGTGAGTGCCAATCCCCGTCATTTTCTGCAAGTGCTTCCGGCTGCGATGCGGGGTCAACAAAATCGTTATAACAAACCAGCAAACGGCTATGTCAGCCATAATATCGAAAAGGCCCATCTGACCCTGGACAGTGGGTTTAATCTTGATGGTGAATTATACAATCCTGACAGCAAACTCGGTCCTGTCGTGGTCGGTTGCGGCGGACAGGCCTCTTTTCTGCAAGTATAA